The proteins below are encoded in one region of Bifidobacterium dentium JCM 1195 = DSM 20436:
- the dnaB gene encoding replicative DNA helicase, with translation MAEETTWNGAPAQGRRNGGFTPSGGNGFSGGNAVRDMIFDRIPPHDDDAEMAVLGGMLMSKDAIGEVSQTIDVTDFYQPRNQTVYEAIISLFAASQPVDAVLVANQLLKDGDLEKVGGSDYLHSLVASVPTAANATFYADIIHQRAILRNVIAAGTKIAQLGYTAEGSQAEDVVNLAQAEVYEMSTGKVRQDYAAIGPVIGDTLDQIERLQNGEVSRGVPTGFRDIDDVTQGLQPGQMIVVAGRPAMGKSTLGVDFARAASLHHGMPTVIFSLEMSKTELAQRIIAAEANIPLAAMRRADDITPERWNMLNNLQDALQNAPLFIDDSPNMSLMEIRAKCRRLKQTNDLKLVVIDYLQLMTSGKAVESRQQEVSDFSRALKLLAKELEVPVVALSQLNRGPEMRNDKKPQLSDLRESGSIEQDADVVFLVHRPDFYDKEDRPGEADIIMAKHRNGPTDTFHLAFLGAYSKFKDMPQDYQQEV, from the coding sequence ATGGCAGAAGAGACTACTTGGAACGGCGCCCCTGCACAGGGTCGGCGAAACGGCGGATTCACGCCGAGCGGAGGCAACGGCTTCAGCGGCGGCAATGCCGTACGCGACATGATTTTCGACCGCATCCCACCGCACGACGATGACGCGGAAATGGCCGTGCTCGGCGGCATGCTGATGAGCAAGGACGCCATCGGCGAAGTCTCCCAGACCATCGACGTCACCGATTTCTACCAGCCGCGCAACCAGACCGTCTACGAGGCGATCATCAGCCTGTTCGCCGCCTCGCAACCGGTCGACGCGGTGCTCGTGGCCAACCAGCTACTGAAAGACGGCGATCTCGAAAAAGTGGGGGGAAGCGACTATCTGCATAGTCTCGTCGCTTCCGTACCGACCGCCGCGAACGCGACGTTCTATGCCGACATCATCCATCAGCGCGCCATCCTGCGCAACGTGATCGCGGCCGGCACCAAAATCGCACAGCTCGGCTATACCGCGGAAGGCTCCCAAGCGGAAGACGTCGTCAATCTGGCGCAGGCCGAAGTCTATGAGATGTCCACCGGTAAAGTGCGACAGGATTATGCGGCCATCGGCCCGGTAATCGGCGACACCCTCGACCAGATCGAACGTCTGCAGAACGGTGAGGTCTCACGCGGCGTGCCGACCGGATTTCGTGACATCGACGATGTGACGCAGGGTCTGCAGCCGGGACAGATGATCGTCGTGGCGGGCCGACCGGCCATGGGCAAGTCCACGCTCGGCGTCGATTTCGCGCGTGCGGCGTCGCTGCACCACGGCATGCCCACCGTCATCTTCAGCTTGGAAATGAGCAAAACCGAACTGGCGCAACGTATCATCGCCGCCGAAGCGAATATTCCGCTGGCCGCCATGCGCCGCGCCGACGATATCACGCCGGAACGCTGGAACATGCTCAACAATCTGCAGGACGCCCTGCAGAACGCGCCGCTGTTCATCGACGACAGTCCGAACATGAGCCTGATGGAGATCCGTGCGAAATGCCGCCGCCTCAAGCAGACGAACGATCTGAAACTCGTCGTGATCGACTACCTGCAGCTCATGACCTCCGGCAAGGCCGTGGAAAGCCGACAGCAGGAGGTGTCCGACTTTTCGCGTGCGCTGAAACTGCTCGCCAAGGAGCTTGAGGTGCCGGTGGTGGCGCTGAGCCAGCTGAACCGTGGCCCGGAAATGCGTAACGACAAGAAGCCGCAGCTGTCCGATCTTCGTGAATCCGGCTCCATCGAACAGGATGCCGATGTGGTGTTCCTCGTGCACAGGCCGGACTTCTACGACAAGGAGGACCGCCCGGGCGAGGCCGACATCATCATGGCGAAGCACCGTAACGGCCCGACCGACACGTTCCATCTGGCGTTCCTTGGCGCGTATTCGAAGTTCAAGGACATGCCGCAGGACTACCAGCAGGAGGTGTGA
- a CDS encoding Mur ligase family protein has translation MAWNSFATPLIGKAVRAASRLAHGGGSAFPGKIVERIDPGFLARTLDRLPLGVVLVSGTNGKTTTTRMVASMLESLGLKVFTNPTGSNFTRGVVSSLLSEVSLSGKLDADIAVLELDEAYAVHFVRQVQPDYCLLLNVMRDQLDRFGEIDNTARLLSKAAEATTGTVVLNREDPRIARLADVVHAEDGVEVRYFGLDASLRGFFPSDDDMQTTVDTESGESAANATHINPPQDVDKSVASSVESTEIADSAEPSADVTLLAVGDHRASFGIDGKTYETDVRLEGVYNLYNAAAALAVVRAVAADANAMFLPFLGADANDSGDSAADFATQAVYSTGPIESPEVDVPSAKTLRKLGISPRIVDFARSTTQAMIDAAAQVTPAFGRGEVIDVNGSPVELLLVKNPMGFRLSLASFKPEGCDTMICINDEYADGRDMSWLWDVDFTSLRGTGVRMVSGVRAWDMALRLEYDQVPVEAVSTELEESVTAFVNANPGTRKHIYCTYTAMLKVRAALGRIADVSDAGVGK, from the coding sequence ATGGCTTGGAACTCCTTTGCGACGCCATTGATCGGCAAGGCCGTTCGCGCGGCCTCCCGTCTCGCACATGGTGGCGGCAGCGCGTTCCCGGGCAAGATCGTCGAGCGGATCGACCCCGGCTTTCTGGCACGTACGCTGGACCGCCTGCCGCTCGGCGTGGTGCTGGTCTCCGGCACGAACGGCAAGACGACCACCACGCGCATGGTGGCGAGCATGCTGGAATCGTTGGGATTGAAGGTATTCACGAACCCGACCGGCTCGAACTTCACACGTGGTGTGGTCTCGTCGCTGCTGAGTGAGGTCTCGCTTTCCGGCAAGCTGGATGCGGATATCGCGGTTTTGGAACTCGATGAGGCGTATGCCGTGCATTTCGTCAGGCAGGTGCAGCCCGATTACTGTCTGCTGCTCAATGTGATGCGCGACCAGCTCGACCGCTTCGGCGAAATCGACAACACCGCACGATTGTTGAGCAAGGCCGCGGAAGCGACCACCGGAACCGTCGTACTCAATCGCGAGGATCCGCGCATCGCACGGCTTGCGGACGTCGTGCATGCCGAAGACGGTGTGGAAGTGCGCTATTTCGGTCTTGATGCGTCATTGCGCGGCTTCTTTCCGTCCGATGACGACATGCAGACGACCGTCGACACGGAAAGCGGGGAATCCGCGGCGAACGCAACCCACATCAATCCACCGCAGGATGTGGATAAGTCGGTTGCGTCATCCGTCGAGTCAACCGAAATCGCAGACTCTGCCGAACCATCGGCGGACGTGACGTTGCTCGCCGTCGGCGACCACCGCGCAAGTTTCGGCATCGACGGCAAAACCTACGAAACCGACGTCAGGCTGGAAGGCGTCTACAACCTGTATAACGCGGCGGCAGCGCTTGCCGTCGTGCGTGCCGTCGCCGCCGATGCGAACGCCATGTTCCTGCCGTTCCTCGGTGCGGATGCCAACGACTCCGGGGATTCAGCCGCAGACTTCGCCACGCAGGCCGTCTATTCCACCGGCCCAATCGAGTCGCCGGAAGTCGACGTGCCGTCTGCCAAGACCCTGCGCAAGCTTGGTATTTCGCCGCGCATCGTAGATTTCGCACGGTCCACCACGCAGGCCATGATCGACGCGGCGGCGCAGGTCACGCCGGCATTCGGCCGCGGCGAAGTCATCGATGTGAACGGCTCTCCCGTGGAACTGCTGCTCGTCAAGAATCCCATGGGATTCCGCCTGTCGCTCGCCTCCTTCAAACCGGAAGGCTGCGACACCATGATCTGCATCAACGACGAATACGCCGACGGTCGCGACATGAGCTGGCTGTGGGACGTGGACTTCACCTCCTTGCGCGGCACCGGCGTCAGGATGGTTTCCGGCGTACGCGCATGGGACATGGCCCTGCGTCTCGAATACGATCAGGTGCCGGTCGAGGCCGTCAGCACCGAGCTCGAAGAGTCCGTCACGGCATTCGTAAACGCGAACCCCGGTACGCGCAAGCACATCTACTGCACATACACCGCCATGCTCAAGGTGCGCGCTGCCCTGGGTAGGATCGCCGACGTCTCCGACGCGGGCGTGGGCAAATAA
- a CDS encoding phasin family protein yields MADFDFGDGLRKVFLAGVGALATTVEKSQEIVDDLVKKGELTVEQGKALNAELKHKVQEAKEASEEAKPEAETETKAE; encoded by the coding sequence ATGGCTGATTTTGATTTTGGTGACGGCCTGCGCAAGGTTTTTCTCGCCGGCGTCGGTGCTCTGGCGACCACCGTTGAAAAGAGCCAGGAGATCGTAGACGATCTTGTCAAGAAGGGCGAGCTGACCGTGGAGCAAGGCAAGGCCCTCAACGCCGAACTCAAGCACAAGGTCCAGGAGGCCAAGGAAGCTTCGGAAGAGGCCAAGCCCGAAGCCGAAACGGAAACCAAGGCCGAGTAG
- a CDS encoding type 1 glutamine amidotransferase, translating into MSQAIDIVSLYPKDMNIYGDSGNVLTIQRRLALYGYEPHVHAYNQGDEWPEHVDMILGGGGQDTGQKKIIGDFFMRADLLRSLAADGMPMLMICGLYQLFGEYFETVDGSRLDGIGVIGAYTVGREVRMIGNLTETSDDFGKIVGYENHSGQTFLREGVQPLGHVEADGTGNNGEDHTEGARVNNVIGTYMHGSLLPKNPAIADFLIRTAVERRYGTFDPVAVGQTSAQKAALNRINEVAQRARRVAMSRPR; encoded by the coding sequence ATGAGTCAGGCAATCGACATCGTGTCGCTGTACCCGAAAGACATGAACATCTACGGCGACTCCGGCAACGTGCTCACCATCCAGCGGCGTCTCGCGCTATACGGCTACGAACCGCACGTGCATGCCTACAATCAGGGCGACGAGTGGCCCGAGCACGTCGACATGATTCTCGGCGGCGGCGGCCAGGACACCGGTCAGAAGAAAATCATCGGCGACTTCTTCATGCGCGCCGATCTGCTGCGCTCACTTGCGGCCGACGGTATGCCGATGCTCATGATCTGCGGCCTGTACCAGTTGTTCGGCGAATATTTCGAGACGGTCGACGGCTCCCGGCTGGACGGCATCGGCGTGATCGGCGCCTATACGGTCGGTCGGGAAGTGCGTATGATCGGCAATCTGACCGAAACGTCCGACGACTTCGGCAAGATCGTCGGCTACGAAAACCATTCCGGCCAGACGTTCCTGCGCGAGGGGGTGCAGCCGCTCGGCCATGTCGAAGCGGACGGCACCGGCAACAACGGTGAGGATCATACCGAGGGAGCCCGCGTGAACAATGTGATCGGCACATACATGCACGGTTCGTTGCTACCGAAGAATCCGGCCATTGCGGACTTTCTGATTCGTACCGCGGTCGAGCGCCGCTACGGCACGTTCGATCCGGTCGCGGTCGGCCAGACCTCCGCACAGAAGGCTGCGCTGAACCGTATCAACGAGGTTGCGCAACGTGCGCGCCGCGTGGCTATGTCCCGCCCGCGCTAG
- a CDS encoding nucleotidyltransferase domain-containing protein, with product MTSAVDGLKQRFMAMSQPDADGVYRDGAAKRKARTDLAMTCLKQLWQEALDAVSFEVPATGIGLGAVGSLARGQVGPGSDLDLVVIYEPHALTDRQLNELANKLWYPIWDSGLDLDQSVRTRTQCEAVTDHDLPAAMGWLDVVPIAGDTQLIETTATSILERWRKAARKRLPELLGSATSRLNEFGRMAYINQPDIKEARGGLRDSVLVAALAASWLADRPHGRYDDAVERLLDVRDCIHLVANKDTNILLSPYQAKVSAMLGLADPTLPDGEREAKSIDDLQTLLARVGRQIAFSLDSTASRAEHSLTHEKPRFAFFQVFQPRGGGRRQAPTFDVIAPGVAKHEEEIVLAPGADPKTDAKLALRVAVASAEFGLPIAPGTLQNLRNCPIRDRDWDEESRKLFVRLLATGPELLNVWEEIDFVDIPGRWIPEWLGVRNRPSASAAHRYTIDRHMVEVTTRLGRETPRGNRYDDRHYTALLLAGILHDIGKRPGVTNHASEGARHASTVLKRMGFDRDIIWWVTLLVREHLTLSEFATGQNPNDPTVGDELASRIDHDPVLLDMLFDLTRADGSSLGATSGETISKQYGWSKWRESLVRNMYNATRYHM from the coding sequence ATGACTTCTGCAGTCGATGGTCTCAAGCAACGTTTCATGGCCATGAGCCAGCCGGATGCCGACGGCGTGTACCGCGATGGTGCGGCGAAACGCAAGGCCCGTACCGATCTGGCCATGACTTGCCTCAAACAGCTCTGGCAGGAGGCTCTCGATGCGGTCTCCTTCGAAGTGCCCGCCACTGGCATCGGCCTTGGCGCGGTCGGCTCGCTGGCTCGCGGTCAGGTTGGACCGGGCTCCGACCTTGATCTGGTGGTCATTTATGAACCGCACGCCCTGACCGATCGGCAACTCAACGAGCTCGCCAACAAACTGTGGTACCCGATTTGGGATTCAGGGCTTGACCTCGACCAGTCCGTCCGCACCCGCACCCAATGCGAGGCCGTCACTGACCATGATCTGCCTGCGGCCATGGGATGGCTTGACGTGGTGCCGATTGCGGGAGATACGCAGCTCATCGAAACCACGGCCACCTCCATTCTCGAACGATGGCGCAAGGCCGCCCGCAAGCGTTTGCCGGAACTGCTCGGTTCCGCCACGTCCCGACTCAACGAATTCGGCCGTATGGCCTACATCAACCAACCCGATATCAAGGAGGCCCGTGGTGGTCTGCGCGATTCGGTGCTGGTCGCGGCGCTTGCCGCCTCCTGGCTGGCCGATCGTCCGCACGGCCGGTACGACGATGCCGTCGAACGTCTGCTCGACGTGCGCGACTGCATTCATCTGGTCGCCAACAAAGACACGAACATACTGCTTTCGCCCTATCAGGCCAAGGTGTCCGCAATGCTGGGCCTTGCCGACCCGACGTTGCCGGATGGCGAACGCGAAGCCAAGTCGATCGACGATCTGCAGACGCTGCTTGCCCGGGTCGGTCGCCAAATCGCGTTTTCCTTGGATTCCACCGCCTCGCGAGCCGAGCATTCCCTCACCCATGAGAAGCCGAGATTCGCTTTCTTCCAGGTGTTCCAGCCACGCGGCGGCGGCAGGCGGCAGGCGCCGACCTTCGATGTGATCGCCCCCGGCGTGGCCAAGCATGAGGAGGAGATCGTGCTGGCCCCCGGTGCCGATCCGAAGACCGACGCGAAACTCGCGTTGCGTGTTGCCGTCGCATCCGCCGAGTTCGGGCTGCCGATCGCACCTGGCACGTTGCAGAATCTCAGGAACTGCCCCATTCGCGACCGTGATTGGGATGAGGAATCCCGCAAGCTGTTCGTGCGCCTGCTCGCCACCGGCCCGGAACTGCTCAACGTGTGGGAGGAGATCGATTTCGTGGACATTCCCGGCCGTTGGATTCCCGAATGGCTGGGCGTGCGCAACCGCCCAAGCGCTTCGGCCGCGCACCGATACACCATCGACCGTCATATGGTTGAGGTGACCACACGCCTTGGTCGCGAAACCCCACGCGGCAACCGGTATGACGACAGGCATTACACGGCCCTGCTGCTGGCCGGCATCCTGCATGACATCGGCAAGCGCCCGGGCGTTACGAACCATGCGTCCGAGGGTGCACGTCATGCCTCCACGGTGCTTAAACGCATGGGTTTCGACCGTGACATCATCTGGTGGGTCACGTTGCTGGTCCGTGAGCATCTGACGCTCTCGGAATTCGCGACCGGGCAGAATCCCAACGATCCGACGGTCGGCGACGAGCTGGCCTCTCGCATAGATCATGATCCGGTGCTGCTCGACATGCTGTTCGACCTGACCCGCGCCGACGGCTCCTCGCTCGGCGCCACTTCGGGCGAGACCATTTCCAAACAGTACGGTTGGAGCAAGTGGCGCGAATCGCTTGTGCGCAACATGTACAACGCCACCCGCTACCACATGTGA
- a CDS encoding P-II family nitrogen regulator produces MKLITAIIQPHKLDDVKEALAAAGVHGLTVSEANGYGRQRGHTEVYRGAEYTVDLIPKIRIEVLADDADAETLVGVIVKSAGSGTIGDGKVWVAPLDSVTRVRTGETGSAAI; encoded by the coding sequence ATGAAGCTCATTACCGCTATCATCCAGCCGCATAAGCTTGACGATGTCAAGGAAGCCCTCGCTGCCGCAGGCGTGCACGGTCTGACCGTGTCCGAAGCCAACGGTTACGGCCGTCAGCGTGGCCACACCGAGGTCTATCGTGGCGCCGAATACACTGTGGACCTGATTCCGAAGATCCGCATCGAGGTGCTGGCCGATGACGCCGACGCCGAGACGCTGGTCGGTGTGATCGTCAAGTCCGCCGGCTCCGGCACCATCGGTGACGGCAAGGTGTGGGTTGCACCGCTCGACTCGGTGACCCGCGTGCGCACCGGCGAGACTGGCTCGGCTGCCATCTGA
- a CDS encoding ammonium transporter, producing MGQLDSGNAAWILTSASLVFLMTPGVAFFYGGMVRAKAVLNMMIMEVAALSVTMIMWVLWGWSIAYAGSSVGGIFGDPATGFLLKDTMVADDGVFGSAALNSNNYPVSVDVAFQSAFAMITVALICGAIAERVKYSTWMIFVALWITFDYAPLAHMVWNGGLLSADGAISQAIGAAAHDFAGGTVVHINAAVAALVIVLIIGKRKGFGTQPFRPHNVPFVMLGAFLLWFGWFGFNAGSAFAADGTAGYAWVSTSAATAAAMLTWGFTEKIRTGHYTAMGAASGIVAGLVAITPAADVVSPLWAIVLGGIAGVLTCLACGLKFKFGYDDSLDVVGVHGVGGFTGTVLIGFFGEGTGLFAGGDWRQLVVQLLVAIVAIIWSAVITGIIAFALEKTIGWRVTEAQEVGGIDLADQGERAYDFAGTASSVLKEVK from the coding sequence ATGGGCCAGCTTGATTCTGGAAATGCTGCGTGGATTTTGACTTCCGCGTCCCTTGTGTTCCTCATGACGCCTGGTGTGGCGTTCTTCTATGGTGGCATGGTTCGTGCGAAGGCCGTATTGAATATGATGATCATGGAGGTGGCCGCATTGTCCGTTACCATGATCATGTGGGTGCTGTGGGGCTGGTCCATCGCCTACGCAGGCTCTTCGGTCGGCGGCATCTTCGGTGATCCGGCAACCGGCTTCCTGCTGAAGGACACGATGGTTGCCGATGACGGCGTCTTCGGTTCGGCCGCGCTGAACTCCAACAACTATCCGGTCAGCGTGGATGTGGCGTTCCAGTCCGCGTTCGCCATGATCACCGTCGCCCTGATCTGCGGCGCCATCGCCGAGCGCGTCAAGTACAGCACTTGGATGATCTTCGTCGCACTGTGGATTACGTTCGATTACGCTCCGCTCGCCCACATGGTGTGGAACGGTGGTCTGCTGTCCGCTGACGGCGCCATCTCCCAGGCCATCGGCGCTGCCGCCCACGACTTCGCAGGTGGTACGGTCGTTCACATCAACGCCGCAGTCGCCGCTCTCGTCATCGTACTGATCATCGGCAAGCGTAAGGGCTTCGGCACTCAGCCGTTCCGCCCGCACAATGTTCCGTTCGTCATGCTCGGCGCCTTCCTGCTGTGGTTCGGCTGGTTCGGCTTCAACGCAGGTTCCGCCTTCGCCGCCGACGGCACCGCCGGCTACGCCTGGGTTTCCACCTCTGCCGCAACCGCTGCCGCAATGCTTACCTGGGGCTTCACCGAGAAGATCCGTACCGGCCACTACACCGCTATGGGTGCCGCTTCCGGTATCGTCGCCGGTCTGGTCGCCATCACCCCGGCCGCCGATGTGGTCTCCCCGCTGTGGGCCATCGTGCTGGGCGGCATCGCGGGCGTGCTCACCTGCCTCGCCTGCGGCCTGAAGTTCAAGTTCGGCTATGACGATTCGCTTGATGTTGTCGGCGTCCACGGCGTCGGCGGCTTCACCGGCACCGTGCTCATCGGTTTCTTCGGTGAGGGCACCGGCCTGTTCGCTGGCGGTGATTGGCGTCAGCTGGTCGTGCAGCTGCTCGTGGCGATCGTGGCCATCATCTGGTCCGCCGTCATCACCGGCATCATCGCCTTCGCTCTGGAGAAGACCATCGGCTGGCGCGTCACCGAAGCCCAGGAAGTCGGCGGCATCGATCTTGCCGACCAAGGCGAACGTGCTTACGATTTTGCTGGTACCGCAAGCTCTGTTCTCAAGGAGGTGAAGTGA